From Carassius gibelio isolate Cgi1373 ecotype wild population from Czech Republic chromosome B23, carGib1.2-hapl.c, whole genome shotgun sequence, the proteins below share one genomic window:
- the LOC128011783 gene encoding syntenin-1, producing MSLYPSLEDLKVDKVIRAQSQFASSTSSTPAITQGLYQPQPATQGMPSSTLYPNLEELGDYMGLSLNSDEVQRNLALVPVANNQVAVPSSVGGMVRPVTGADVGIRRAEIRPGLREVIICKDQEGKVGLRLRDIDNGVFVQLVQANSPAALGGLRFGDQVLQINGQNVAGWNSDKAHKALKAAAEQRIELIVRDRPFQRTITMHKDSSGHVGFIFKSGRITSLVKDGSAARNGLLTDHYICEINGQNVIGLKDTQIKDILTTSPTAMTITIMPKFIYEHMVKRMSSGLLKSSMDHSVPEV from the exons ATGTCATTGTATCCCTCCCTAGAGGACCTTAAAGTGGACAAGGTCATTAGG GCACAATCCCAGTTTGCCAGTTCCACCTCCAGCACCCCAGCCATCACTCAGGGGCTTTACCAGCCACAGCCTGCCACACAGGGGATGCCAAGCTCAA CTCTGTATCCCAATCTGGAGGAGCTGGGTGACTATATGGGCCTCAGTCTGAACAGCGATGAGGTGCAGAGAAACCTTGCGCTGGTCCCGGTGGCTAACAAT CAAGTGGCAGTGCCAAGTTCTGTGGGTGGCATGGTGCGGCCCGTGACTGGTGCAGACGTGGGTATCCGAAGGGCAGAGATTCGCCCAGGTCTTCGGGAGGTCATCATCTGCAAAGACCAGGAAGGAAAGGTCGGACTCCGACTCAGAGATATCGATAAT GGAGTGTTTGTCCAGCTGGTGCAGGCGAACTCTCCAGCGGCGTTGGGTGGCCTGCGTTTTGGAGATCAGGTTCTGCAGATCAATGGGCAGAACGTTGCTGGCTGGAACTCAGACAAGGCCCACAAAGCTCTGAAGGCAGCTGCTGAACAGCGCATCGAGCTCATTGTCCGTGACAG ACCATTCCAGCGCACAATCACAATGCATAAGGACAGCTCTGGCCACGTGGGCTTCATCTTTAAATCCGGACGCATCACCTCTCTAGTGAAAGATGGTTCTGCTGCCCGCAACGGTCTGCTCACGGATCACTACATCTGTGAGATCAACGGTCAGAACGTCATTGGACTCAAG GACACTCAGATTAAGGACATCCTGACTACATCTCCCACTGCCATGACCATCACCATCATGCCTAAGTTTATCTACGAACACATGGTTAAAAG GATGTCAAGCGGCCTGCTGAAGTCATCCATGGATCACTCTGTGCCAGAGGTCTGA